Proteins co-encoded in one Papilio machaon chromosome 24, ilPapMach1.1, whole genome shotgun sequence genomic window:
- the LOC106719056 gene encoding uncharacterized protein LOC106719056, translated as MARVSVLLVLLCQILTLPILGGRSDDDNPFLDLASSFLQNMADGGGNNMNGMAAIGNIVGTLMQGDNAKNLGALFGQSDGANTGDVLSGLGSLLGGQDGKIDPALMGSMITMFANQMGGGEQPKPQRQKRQSPDGQMNLDGILNLASGLLGNKNAAGVLPLVMNTLSSFSAPEVDKRADNHKEHATFLPPFLEKAHLYWDLFMNSELGKTIWEKSGLKKTMKAFTAPDGSISFELMFKNFENHSFRRHWIKTAAKYLTDMVVHVAKPEVYQRYLVSGQFIINSFLDAQGLPASTHFNMKRPTESLTKLINYVLQHYLDMDTDVSDYVKPAVEYLKQTMKMAQSTSQSIASKGDYNAVADRLTDTLNLEVIEPVLRVYRAYKHSVKAPHCQEHLMCLVNRHPDEGKQGLPGFKAGLTKLSSLAASAALSFQNGKGFWDLYNAIQNDVNCEAKYPADCASFHEHEMKVTTEVYHMEL; from the exons ATGGCAAGGGTCAGCGTTCTACTAGTGTTGCTCTGTCAGATTCTGACGCTACCGATCCTTGGTGGTAGAAGCGACGATGACAATCCGTTCTTGGATCTAGCGTCTTCCTTCCTTCAAAACATGGCGGACGGTGGTGGTAACAATATGAATGGAATGGCGGCCATCGGCAACATAGTCGGAACTCTAATGCAGGGTGATAATGCTAAGAATTTAGGAGCGCTTTTTGGACAATCAGATGGTGCTAATACTGGTGACGTTTTGTCTG GTCTAGGAAGTCTACTAGGTGGTCAAGATGGCAAAATAGATCCAGCACTAATGGGTTCTATGATAACCATGTTTGCAAACCAGATGGGAGGCGGCGAACAACCAAAGCCACAACGACAGAAGAGACAAAGTCCAGACGGTCAGATGAATCTAGACGGTATACTTAATCTAGCTTCAGGGCTACTAGGAAATAAGAACGCAGCAGGAGTCCTTCCTTTAGTTATGAATACACTAAGTTCCTTCTCTGCTCCCGAAGTAGATAAACGTGCAGACAATCATAAAGAACATGCCACATTCCTACCTCCGTTCTTGGAGAAAGCACACCTTTATTGGGATCTGTTTATGAACTCTGAACTAGGAAAGACCATTTGGGAGAAATCGGGTTTGAAGAAAACAATGAAAGCGTTCACAGCTCCCGATGGTTCGATCAGTTTTGAACTTATGTTTAAGAACTTTGAAAATCATTCGTTCAGAAGACACTGGATTAAAACAGCTGCAAAATATTTGACTGATATGGTTGTTCACGTGGCTAAACCGGAAGTATATCAGAG ATACCTAGTATCAGGTCAATTCATTATAAACAGCTTCCTAGACGCACAGGGTCTGCCAGCAAGCACTCATTTCAATATGAAGAGACCAACAGAGTCTCTAACAAAACTCATCAACTACGTGCTACAGCATTACTTGGACATGGATACCGATGTATCAGATTACGTGAAACCTGCGGTGGAATATCTTAAG caaaCTATGAAAATGGCTCAATCCACATCACAGAGTATCGCCAGTAAGGGCGACTACAATGCCGTAGCTGACAGGTTGACTGACACCCTGAACTTGGAAGTTATAGAGCCAGTTCTCAGAGTGTACCGAGCGTACAAGCACTCGGTGAAAGCACCACACTGTCAAGAACATCTCATGTGCCTTGTAAATAGACATCCAGATGAGGGCAAGCAAG GTCTGCCCGGCTTCAAAGCTGGTCTCACCAAACTGAGCAGCCTCGCCGCGTCTGCTGCGCTTAGCTTCCAGAACGGAAAAGGATTCTGGGACCTTTACAACGCTATACAGAATGACGTCAATTGTGAG gcAAAATATCCCGCCGATTGCGCTTCTTTCCACGAACACGAAATGAAAGTAACAACTGAGGTTTACCACAtggaattataa
- the LOC106719045 gene encoding ADP-ribosylation factor-like protein 3, producing the protein MMGLLNILRKLRSNPDKELRLLLLGLDNAGKTTLLKQLASEDVNHVTPTAGFNIKSVLSNGFKLNVWDIGGQRKIRPYWRNYFENTDILIYVVDCSDHQRLEETSLELAELLQDEKLRGVPLLVYANKQDLDTALPASEVAQNLGLHLIRDRTWQIQACVAIEGTGVKEGMEWICKNIPVKK; encoded by the exons ATGATG ggccttttaaatattttaagaaagttACGATCAAATCCAGATAAAGAATTGCGTCTTTTACTGCTTGGTTTAGACAATGCGGGTAAAACAACACTTTTAAAGCAATTGGCATCAGAAGATGTAAACCACGTTACACCAACTGcaggttttaatattaaatccgTGCTATCTAATGGATTTAAATTGAACGTGTGGGATATTGGAGGACAACGAAAGATTCGTCCATATTGGAGGAATTATTTCGAAAATACTGACATCTTG ATTTATGTCGTGGATTGCTCAGACCATCAACGACTGGAAGAAACAAGTCTAGAGTTAGCGGAATTACTGCAGGATGAAAAATTACGAGGCGTACCGTTGTTGGTTTACGCCAATAAACAGGACCTGGATACCG ctttacCAGCCAGTGAGGTTGCCCAAAATCTCGGTCTTCATTTAATTAGAGATCGTACTTGGCAAATACAGGCGTGTGTTGCCATAGAGGGAACAGGAGTGAAG gAGGGTATGGAATGGATATGTAAAAACATACCAGTCAAGAAATAA
- the LOC106709452 gene encoding H/ACA ribonucleoprotein complex subunit 2-like protein, whose protein sequence is MGKVKQEPVEGNEQADISVKGEPQNYDDKIEHCSVIAKPMAPKKLSKKIYKLIKKSSSHKNYIRNGLKIVQKQLRLGEKGIVVFAGDISPIEIMCHLPAVCEEKDVPYCYTPSRKDIGSAMGTMRGCIMVLIKEHEEYKDLYDEVKSEIKYLGHPL, encoded by the exons atgggAAAAGTAAAACAAGAACCAGTGGAGGGTAATGAGCAAGCGGACATATCAGTAAAAGGGGAACCGCAAAATTATGATGATAAAATCGAACACTGCAGCGTTATCGCCAAGCCGATGGCACCtaagaaattaagtaaaaagatatataaactgataaaaaaatcgagcagtcataaaaattacattaggAATGGTCTTAAAATTGTTCAAAAACAATTAAGATTGGGCGAGAAAGG aatCGTTGTATTTGCTGGTGATATATCTCCGATAGAAATAATGTGTCATTTACCTGCCGTATGTGAAGAGAAAGATGTACCCTACTGCTATACTCCGAGTCGTAAAGATATTGGTTCAGCAATGGGAACAATGCGTGGCTGTATTATGGTACTGATCAAAGAACATGAAgaatataaagatttatatGACGAAGTTAAAAgtgaaatcaaatatttaggTCATCCTTTATAA